In one Triticum aestivum cultivar Chinese Spring unplaced genomic scaffold, IWGSC CS RefSeq v2.1 scaffold146147, whole genome shotgun sequence genomic region, the following are encoded:
- the LOC123172746 gene encoding uncharacterized protein, producing MRLGQAAVALLDTPTGFALFSVNGRICSGPQKLWTWFIMDNVATEIILFLEYIKVDDKSAVMGVDGPGERLAYSIRRHCKHIPQLVVEDENLRAAIIKSNLGVDCYDDKDVIHELMWGLRNMMPYFVRKETHNSTREYLLPLCQGFKDCVNRFGISISAEAIDKNFIAYVGSLDRCDAILKHAAKTVRETCDKLVPDIGRIIEDDKLYAEVMAKILTPIAVIEWHPSIKRLPVDVVQKIEAADTAADDAREQVDYDMFCLINECLRILKLYPGWIKELLQKIKRLVDKSSGRQKRSRTVVAGQASDDCSCANGVCAKKLRAVKGKLGVETLGDLLLSKESADITFEVGGDKFSAHQSVLAARSTVFKAQLIGAINDDTTASSVVKIDDMKANVFRALLTFIYTEEIPKFEIADKTDDTKEDETEQDWLLQLLEAAERYDLQWLKSICEEKLGNTIREDTVADIIVVAERRRCPWLKAACLDFIETHTSLHTVFTAGGLEKIIRTCSPSVLKELISKFQTYIRG from the coding sequence ATGAGACTGGGTCAAGCTGCGGTGGCACTACTGGACACTCCCACAGGTTTCGCTTTATTCAGTGTTAATGGTAGGATATGTTCCGGGCCGCAGAAGCTCTGGACGTGGTTTATCATGGATAACGTTGCCACGGAAATTATCTTATTCCTCGAGTACATCAAGGTTGATGACAAGTCTGCTGTGATGGGCGTCGATGGTCCTGGGGAGAGGCTCGCTTATTCAATCAGGAGGCACTGCAAACACATACCACAGCTGGTTGTCGAGGATGAAAATCTCAGGGCTGCTATCATCAAGTCCAATCTGGGAGTCGATTGCTACGACGACAAGGACGTTATCCACGAACTGATGTGGGGGTTGAGGAATATGATGCCGTATTTTGTGCGTAAAGAAACACACAACAGCACTCGTGAGTACCTTCTCCCGTTATGCCAAGGGTTTAAAGATTGCGTGAATAGATTTGGAATCAGTATTTCTGCAGAAGCAATTGATAAAAACTTCATAGCGTATGTTGGTTCATTGGATCGATGCGATGCAATATTAAAGCATGCAGCCAAGACGGTGCGTGAGACATGTGACAAGCTGGTTCCGGATATCGGTCGAATTATCGAGGATGACAAGCTCTATGCAGAAGTTATGGCGAAGATTCTGACCCCTATCGCGGTGATAGAATGGCATCCCTCCATCAAGCGGTTGCCCGTTGATGTGGTGCAGAAGATAGAGGCTGCAGATACTGCAGCAGATGATGCACGAGAACAAGTTGATTATGACATGTTTTGTCTAATAAATGAATGCCTTCGTATCCTTAAGCTTTACCCTGGATGGATAAAGGAGTTGCTTCAGAAAATCAAGCGTTTGGTTGATAAGTCTTCTGGACGCCAAAAGAGGAGCCGCACAGTGGTAGCTGGACAGGCAAGCGACGACTGCTCTTGTGCTAATGGTGTGTGTGCTAAGAAACTGAGGGCCGTTAAGGGGAAGCTTGGTGTTGAAACCCTTGGTGATCTCCTCCTGAGCAAGGAGAGTGCTGATATTACCTTTGAGGTTGGTGGCGACAAGTTCTCTGCGCACCAGTCCGTGCTTGCAGCCCGATCGACGGTCTTCAAGGCACAGCTCATTGGCGCCATCAATGACGACACTACGGCATCAAGTGTCGTCAAGATAGATGACATGAAAGCAAACGTCTTCAGGGCCTTGCTTACTTTCATCTACACTGAAGAAATTCCCAAATTTGAGATTGCGGACAAGACAGATGATACAAAAGAGGATGAAACGGAACAAGACTGGCTGCTGCAGCTCCTTGAAGCCGCGGAACGATATGATCTCCAATGGTTGAAGTCAATCTGTGAAGAGAAGTTGGGCAATACGATCCGCGAAGACACGGTGGCAGACATTATTGTCGTGGCTGAGCGGAGACGCTGCCCCTGGTTGAAGGCGGCTTGCTTGGACTTCATCGAAACTCACACAAGTTTGCACACAGTTTTCACGGCTGGTGGATTGGAGAAAATAATCAGGACCTGCAGCCCCTCTGTTCTCAAGGAGCTTATCTCCAAGTTCCAAACCTATATAAGAGGGTGA